The following proteins are co-located in the Prionailurus viverrinus isolate Anna chromosome A1, UM_Priviv_1.0, whole genome shotgun sequence genome:
- the IL17B gene encoding interleukin-17B isoform X1: protein MLWVLWEEVDGGWRGWIRLFLLTVSIFLGLGQPRNPKGKRKGPGRPGTLASGPHQVPLDLVSQAKPYARMEEYERNLGEMVAQLRNSSEPARRKCEVNLQLWLSNKRSLSPWGYSINHDPSRIPADLPEARCLCLGCVNPFTMQEDRSMVSVPVFSQVPVRRRLCPLPPRTGPCRQRAVMETIAVGCTCIF from the exons ATGCTCTGGGTTCTATGGGAAGAAGTGGACGGAGGTTGGCGAGGTTGGATACGG CTGTTCCTTCTGACCGTCTCCATCTTCCTGGGGCTGGGCCAGCCCAGGAACCCCAAAGGCAAGAGGAAGGGGCCAGGGCGGCCTGGAACGCTGGCTTCTGGGCCTCACCAGGTGCCGCTGGACCTGGTGTCACAGGCGAAGCCGTACGCCCGCATGGAGGAATACGAGAGGAACCTCGGGGAGATGGTAGCCCAGCTGAGGAACAGCTCTGAGCCGGCCAGGAGGAAGTGTGAGGTCAACCTGCAGCTGTGGCTGTCCAACAAGAGGAGTCTGTCGCCCTGGGGCTACAG CATCAACCACGACCCGAGCCGCATCCCCGCGGACCTACCGGAGGCGCGGTGCCTGTGTCTGGGCTGCGTGAACCCCTTCACCATGCAGGAGGACCGCAGCATGGTGAGCGTGCCTGTGTTCAGCCAGGTGCCCGTGCGCCGCCGCCTCTGCCCGCTGCCACCACGCACGGGGCCCTGCCGCCAGCGTGCGGTCATGGAGACCATTGCGGTGGGCTGCACCTGCATCTTCTGA
- the IL17B gene encoding interleukin-17B isoform X2 encodes MDWPHNLLFLLTVSIFLGLGQPRNPKGKRKGPGRPGTLASGPHQVPLDLVSQAKPYARMEEYERNLGEMVAQLRNSSEPARRKCEVNLQLWLSNKRSLSPWGYSINHDPSRIPADLPEARCLCLGCVNPFTMQEDRSMVSVPVFSQVPVRRRLCPLPPRTGPCRQRAVMETIAVGCTCIF; translated from the exons ATGGACTGGCCCCACAACCTG CTGTTCCTTCTGACCGTCTCCATCTTCCTGGGGCTGGGCCAGCCCAGGAACCCCAAAGGCAAGAGGAAGGGGCCAGGGCGGCCTGGAACGCTGGCTTCTGGGCCTCACCAGGTGCCGCTGGACCTGGTGTCACAGGCGAAGCCGTACGCCCGCATGGAGGAATACGAGAGGAACCTCGGGGAGATGGTAGCCCAGCTGAGGAACAGCTCTGAGCCGGCCAGGAGGAAGTGTGAGGTCAACCTGCAGCTGTGGCTGTCCAACAAGAGGAGTCTGTCGCCCTGGGGCTACAG CATCAACCACGACCCGAGCCGCATCCCCGCGGACCTACCGGAGGCGCGGTGCCTGTGTCTGGGCTGCGTGAACCCCTTCACCATGCAGGAGGACCGCAGCATGGTGAGCGTGCCTGTGTTCAGCCAGGTGCCCGTGCGCCGCCGCCTCTGCCCGCTGCCACCACGCACGGGGCCCTGCCGCCAGCGTGCGGTCATGGAGACCATTGCGGTGGGCTGCACCTGCATCTTCTGA